Within the Carassius auratus strain Wakin unplaced genomic scaffold, ASM336829v1 scaf_tig00042180, whole genome shotgun sequence genome, the region caagttagatgctcacccaatgtgttgctggtaggttatgtgttaatgtctgtcttttagagattttcccatattttcctgatatgaatcccatgcattaggtgtgttatatatgtttgtattcttataatagtttcaaagtgttttctgcaacatataagtgcaaatgtcggtatttaaataatataattttaatgaattaatgaaaatgaataaataaataaaaggattgtttaaagccatggttctcaaagtgtcaggccccctctagttgttatgcaggtgaatcactaaattaaactaattaatgttaatatattttaacttaatctttgagtaagtttttttttttgcacatttaagtatgttagagtgaaagtacagtacagttttgtaacttttgttacataattacatttaaaattacattttaatttaaactttttttttcatttacctgtgtatgtaagcacagttgtagtgttaatgttcaaactgtatttaccatggtaaaatgtctgacaacaattaatattcttattagaattaaactgcctcattttttaactgtagacctgtagctgaatagtttggccaactacgctgctgaaatgtaatgttggtcattatggtgcaacataatatttaataacaaatattttctgaagcgGTACTTGAtataaaagtttgagaaccattgggttaaagaaatggtataaaatgaaatcctgctttttaagaacttttcagtaaaccatttcttctttccccttgtagagtcatcaaggatccagcttgttcttgaaacattggtaagaaattgttcttctgctacattgcactgtcacttctgctagagatgctttgaccttttgtgataggttttgattgtgcttCGTTTAATAAAAAcgtactgaatttgatttgacttattttactacactgtaatgttagtgttctgattaaaacagtgtaactgggggctctgaaaacactgcttgtgaataatttgttaatattgtacattttcatctgaatacattaaataagtgcttaatgaatagtgttgtccactttgtttccaacatcactgttactgaactgtaaagtgaaaatattgtgtgattgattttgcattcagttttcagttaaatatatttcacaatatcaaagttattgtcaaacattgtggacatacctaaacaaactggttaaatcttatgttccctccagaagtttgccctctgcaagtgaacgacgccttgtggtgccatcccaaagaagttcacaatcactctcacggtccttttcctggactgtacccagctggtggaatcacctcccaatctcaatccgaactgctaagtctttactcattttcaagaaacatcttaagactcatctttttcaccagaacttaaccaactaatgctagcacttttccttcttttcttgtctttcatatatatatataaaaaaaaaaaaaacctggctatgtgttctgtactagactaactgagacttgtcatagcacttgtatcctgttgttgttcgcttgtacacctgactgcttctgttgttctcatttgtaagtcgctttggataaaatcgtctgttaaatgatgaaatgtaaatgtttatacaggacggtacagaaagtgcacaagtgggagagagtggaggggatggcatcagaaaggacctagcgctgggacactttcaaggatcacccgaagcacaaccacactgtatacactaaggctgctggttctaacattttagagtgccctgcagtagaaatctcattctgcattccccacagTAAAGAAAACACAGtccggggggttcccattagaaatcaactggtggaaggttcccttctcgaactgttcaacacattttcactgcacaaatgtacacaactcttgtaatgaaacacattactcaaacatgtttttgacagaaactgtagttttccaccaaaataaaagatccactggtttcagtcataaaggtacaagggtttgtcttgtaagtgctgcaaaaaaatatgcatttatgtgccaaattattttacaaaaacctttaaatattattgtatttggattgttcttctacctgtttttagcattacctccatgcatactctgcataataaagtgtgggattattttcatctgttttatacagtatgtttccaaaattaaactgctgtttgacaattttgagcatgtggtagtttattgaagttgtttgtaaagccattgctgccagtcattagatttttagccttgcatgtaccgtgttgatctaaatgccaactaggatctaggtgtatttatacacggtgcaaggtacgacggggaaacaacgtcgtgttatcaacgcggattaacttttcaaaatcaacacctcattcagctttcatcccaggtgtgcagcacgaccctaattcacccgtaatgcaggtaagacggtgaaacagcgtcgcgatttcaacggtgaatccacgtcgtgatttcaacgttgatccaatttgcaaaatcgaaaggttattcaacgttgattcaacgtcgggatttcaacggtgaatcagcgtcgtgatttcaaccgtacatcaacgtcacgatttcaacggtgaatcagcgtcgtgatttcaaccgtacatcaacgtcacgatttcaacggtgaatcaacgtcgtgatttcaacgttgatccaatttgcaaaatcgaaaggtttttcaacgttgattcaaccatggtacctgacgttgtttcaacgtttaatcaacgttgaaatgccggctgggcaatatcataattaactgtaatttaattacagtttacattacattaacagattgcagctacatttattttgcaattaaattacgtaatttagttacatgtaactagttactgcccaacactgttcAGGTCTGATGATAAAAAAGGACTGATTTTTTCAAGTGTTGGAATGGAAATGGCAGATGAGGGACGACGTTCACAAACTGTCTCAGACGAATGTCCTCCGAACGTCCTGCAGCGAACGTCAAAAAGCGGACCAAATCCGAACGTCCGCCCAACGTCCGCCAGCGAACGTTATAAATCGGACGTACCGCGGCCTTAGCGGACGTTCGGAAAGTCCGGGGGACGTCCCCTGTTTGCTGGGATGCTACGCGGAGCTAAACTCGAGACGAGATTTATTACGGATAAAATATGTTAGGCTACTAAATAAAGACACAATTTGTATAGAGAATAATAAGCTGACagctgatttcttcaagcggtcacatttaacatgtttactatggtaatgttaagcCTGCATcgtttgcatcgcttataaatatttctgccttgtttagtgattataatccacatcggatcaagttatttcaaacactcgctgccgactaagagtgagttttgatctcaacttataaaatatatatatatatatatatatatatatattatgctggtgttaaagctgttatctttctgaaatgatccgcgctgagcTCTACAGACGCAGAGAAACTCCGCCTTCGTTCaaaacccctcctctagccctaGCTGGCCGAAAAACCCTGGctgttggccccgaggaagccccgacgaggcacgatcaacccccggaagtgacagtggaaacacgactgCCCCTAGCATGCACCAGCACGCCCGCTATTAGACCGACAGAGGAAACACGGTAAGTAATACATTTCGAAATACTATTGTTTGAGGTAAAGATACATAAGACTAGAGAATAGAGAGAGAAAGCACAGATCGGAGGAGGGAGAGGAGGGAAGAGGGAGGAGGGAGAAAAACAAGGAGAAAGAAAAGGGGATGGCAGGAGTAAGAAAGAAGACGAGAACACTCACACCCAACTTTAAAAGGAAACATCTGTGGAAGAGAGCGAGTAAGAAGGGAGGAGGGGTAGCAAAGAGACAAACTAACAATAACTTCTGACAGAGATCATGATATAATCTAACAGACACCTTAAAAATGAAGTGTAACCGGAGGAAGGAAGAGGGAACACAGAAGGGAGGAGGGGAAAAAAGACAAACTCACAAAAACATTTAGCAAAGGGGCGTACAAGACATAATCTAACAGAAGTTACCTTGACTCAGGGTTAACTTCTCCATTCTTTACAGTTCTTTACAGTGCAAAACAAGCTCCATTATGTATGTGTTTGCATTtacttgtttaaaataaatatcttgaaTTGAACGGTATCAAAGGAATTTGTTTGTATTCTGaagttctactttttttttttacatcctttTCCTGCTGTGTTTGCTGCACTTGCTATTTTTTGGGCATAGAAATGGTCATAAGACATACTGCCATATTAGGATATTTTAGCTCTTGCTCAATATTTCACTTCTTATTGACCACATATATATCAGCAACACATAACCAATATAACAGAACGTAGATTGAACTGCAGCACAAGTTTCATTCTGGGCTCCTGGGTACCTGTCTCCTCTGCTCAATAACCAAATAATCAGAAACCACTTCGGATCACTGCAATTacttaaagtacatttattttaaagttgatGCTTTCAACTacaactttacattacattacttaAATTCTTTTCTGCACTCCTGGTTGTCCACCTATGTTTGAATAAAAAAGCAGAATAATGTTAGGATTAGCGATTAAAAAGGATTTGTGAACTAACATCAGTTACtttactacatatatatatatatatatatatatatatatatatattagacaaacAGACCAATGTTTGGATGTgtctaaatataataaacagaCTTTGTAACTGATATATTTATGATTGTGGCAGATCAGATCATCCCACACAAATCCATcactgaagctcctcccacatCAGTCACATCATcactgaagctcctcccacatCAGTCACATCATcactgaagctcctcccacagcaATAAATGCTGGAATATCTCCTTCAGTTTACAAGTGCAGACAAGCATCAAATCATCAGAAGAGCTGAAATCTGTAAAGactgagtttattaaagaggacagAGAGAAGATAAGCGATCCAGAACCCGgcagaatcaaacacactgaagatactCAAGAACtaacaggttggtgtttattcttttatttttaatactgaacaacattaatgtaataaaaattcaAGCTCTTAATATTtatatgagtatatatatatatatatatatatatatatatatatatatatatatatgtatatatatatatatatatatatatatatatatatatatatatatgtatatatatatatatatatatatatatatatatatatatatatataatcttgttttttactatttatttatttaatttttatcaataaacACCAATCTATATCAAGTGCATGAAACTTTCCATTATGGCTGATATTAGTATTGTAAGTGTGACTTAAGCAAAATCTGATTTATGGTTACCAGTGGTGTTATGTcacaaagtaaaaatactttgtttgagTACTGAAGTAAttttgggagtatctgtactttacttgagtttttatatttcagccaacttttactccactacatttcctaaataaaatgtatacttttactccgatacatttctcCGAAGTATAttcgttacttactacaaaatagtcagaagaacagAGACTGTAGGAGAGCAGGTTTGAGGAATCAGTGGTCTGGTGTTTGCGAGTTAGACTGAAAACACCTTTGCTCATGTGCAAAGTGATTACAATTCCCACTCAAGTCGAGTCTGGGGTGTGCGATATACAGCATTGACTgcgataatatggtaagtgttgttgtaatgatgtacAATTTGATATTGTCAAGAAGTCTATATCACCGAATCATACACTGAGTACAtgcacattgatttattagtctattaaaactcaaaacTTCTAAATTGTAGACAGCAAAAATGCTTCTGTAtgctttctatatttatataatttcctgTAGGCCTAGTTAACTTCATCTGtatcacacaaagagtaccgtttttctgcagatgcatgaacacatttaataataattttatacaagttcagtaaagcaataaatgACTTATTTAGacaatattgcttgtttttgctcagtttttcttatgaaaatagttccaaacaaagatcacagcactgttttgcaaCTCTGAGCAATGGAcagtgtttacttattgaatgaatcagctttttgaacaaatcggttgaataaatgattcagtgattcactcattaacacggTCAAAtactttgtttctgaatgaatcagctgtttgaataaATCTGTTGAATCTCAAAGACATTAACATTAAcactcattaacattcacttactgtcacctactggcggttttaatttcatatttcaacttttttttatgttttacattttttcaaagattggtattcaacgttttatgtaaaaataataataataataataataataataaataaataaaaacatttgatttatacATCTGTAACTGAGTAggactttcaggtactttatacaccactgatAGTTACCGATAAggggtacaggtgcatctcaaaaaaatttatatcatggaaaagttttttttttttttgtaatttcattcaaaaaagcatactttcttatattctagattcattgcacacaaactgaaataactTAAACTGAAAAGGAGGGAAATTCACTTGAGCTTGTGTTTTCATTCTTGGCATCCCACGTTAACAtgcatatgaatggaagtcaatggaacatGAAGTCTAATGTGAACgacattttgttattaaaagtcTTTAATAAAATTGTATCAGTTCTAAAAATGTGACAGTATTGTATGTGTTcatgttaatagcaagaattttGTCAGTAATCAAATATAATTGTTCTCGCTACAGAAATGTGTGATTTGTGCCTTTAATtttttagtaataataacaatttataaaaatgcatctgCTTTGTAACATCATAGCTTATTTTTTGTCCTGTCACTTCACATTCACACTTCACCTCTCTTTGAATTGTTTTGAAACTGGTATAATGAATTTAagcttattttctttgttttcagagCTGATCGAGGAGAACGAGGAGAATGGAGAACTGAGTAAAGTGGAGGAGAAACACCATGATAAACCTGGAGAAAAACCTGTGAGTCACTCAAAgactaaaaataattttttaaagacaAGAGGAGTCAAGAAATCTTTCatctgcactcagtgtggaaagagtttcacacaaaaacaaaatcttgatggtcacatgagagttcatactggagagaaactgtttacatgtgatcaatgtgggaagagttACCTACGATCATCAAACCTTAAGAGACACATGAGTATCCACACTGGTGAGAAACCATACTCTTGTGATCAGTGCGGAAAGACATGCGTATACAAAGAAAATCTTAAGagtcacatgagagttcatactgaaGAGAAACCGTtcacatgtgatcaatgtgggaagagttACCCACGATCATCAGACCTTAAGAGACACATGAGTATCCACACTGGGGAGAAACCATACTGTTGTGATCAGTGCGGAAAGACATTCGTATACAAAGGAAATCTTAAGagtcacatgagagttcatactgaagagaaaccattcacatgtgatcaatgtgggaagagtttcacacaatcatcaCAACTTAAGAGACACATGAGTATCCACACTGGGGAGAAACCATACTCTTGTGATCAATGTGGGAACAGTTTCAGTGGATCAGGAAACCTTAAAGTACACATGAGAATCCACACGGGAGAGAAACCATTCATGTGTGATCAATGTgacaaaacatttcatagggcatCAGGCCTGAAGATGCACATCCTGGTTCATACAAAGGAGAAGCCACATTCGTGTTCTGAATGTGGAAAGAGATTTAAACATAAGCAAATGTTACAGGtacatcagaaaatacatactggtGTGAGAGATTACATGTGTTTTGAGTGTGAAAAGATGTTCATGTCAGCATCCGGTTTAAAACTGCATGagatgattcacactggagaaaaaccttacacATGTAATCAGTGCAGAAAGAGTTTCAGACAAAAGTCATCTCTTAAGTCTCACATGAGAGATCACATCATAGAGGAGCTGCCCACGTGTGAATAGTTTAcctaaattgaaaatgaaattctgtcattaattactaaccTTCTTGTCCAAACCCATGAGATCCTCATTCATCTTCACATGAATGAGGATCCATGTTACATCAGTGGTacaattgtaattttacaaagctatgagaaagaaatgttttgtgtgtgtgcaaagaaaactaaaatgtgGACAAAGGATTTATGGATTGGGAATGGCATGAGGgttaataatgacagaattttaatttttgggtgaactaaccttttaagggTTAGGAAACATTATATGGTGCACCTTCTGGAGCACTCAGGTTGTTCTGGGAATTTTTAGGTGACTGTTACTTTAGGATTTTCCCTCTAGGTCTCTATACAGCATTGCCATAACGTTTAAAGGACATAGAGTATTATTTCTTTGCTAGTCTTTATGTCCTCCCATCATGTTTACTGAATGTGCTAAAGAACCTTTAGTAACATTACAGAGAACTGCAGGACTTATTTTACGATGGCACTTGGTCTGCAGAACCATAATCAAGCATAAGCACTGTCATGCTTAACTAGGTGTAGATGTAATGATGCACCTCGAGCCATTTGAAAATTGattcaaatatttaatgattCTAATTGGTTGAGATGCTAAATAAATTGTGAAACATCTgagggtaggagtttatatgaatgtatctctgaggggaactgactgtctTTAGAAAGGTTTAGATTGCATTTTCTTTTAATCTTGTCTATAAATGACGCATATTTGAAGTAGTGTTCATAAGTGCAGCACtactttgtttacagcggtaccCCAGGAAAATCTGTATCGCTGCTgttcataagcgccacctgctggcagagagtgattTTGCATCTCATTCAGCTCATCTGCTGTTTGTTTCgtgcagatattttttatgaatagttCCACATAATAGAAGACCACAGGCAAAGCCTTAGTTTGCTTTTATGAAGagacttattttatttgtgttacttattagatttttttctttttaattgctaatttagttttgttatttcagttttacaaagAAACTTGCAGCATTTTGTTCAAGCAATAGCCTAATAATAGGACAACTTTTGATTTACTGTTTAATTTTTctcatattttaaaagaaatcttgAATTGTCAAATAAAAAACGGGAATTGTATGATATCATGAGCTGAATAAATGATTACGTTACTTTGCTTAACACATATACAGTGGGTATGTGCATCTGTGTGTCTATACTGTCCATATTCAGGAGGTGCTGAAAGTTGTTTATCTGCTGCctgaaaataacataaaaaaatacataaataacaatatttagcaataatgtttagcaatatttttttttttgattttttgtaACCCCTTAATCTACACCAAAACCTAAACATACcaatttttttgcaaatttatatagtaaataaatacataaagaaaaaaattacaaaattaaatgtaatagacTGATATatgcaggggaaaaaaaaaaaacattttaataacaacatagatttaaaaagaaatactCAGTGCCTCTCCCAGTCCTGCCTTTAAACTTAACCATATGCATATGTTAAAACACTAGGCTATAAATAGAAACACGAGACAgacaaatgtaattacaataatttattgCAAAAACTGTCCCAAAAGTAGTCCAAATGACAATTTGTTAGAGCCTCAGTCCGCAGATGGAATACAATAGGCTTATGTGTAGAACCGAGCAGAATTGACATTGATAAAGGCTGAAAATATTATCCTGATTATTAGCCCAATCCTCTCCGTGAAAGCACATATTTCTTATTCAAACACTCCTCTCCAAAAACACAGCATGTCGCAGTCTGTGACAAAGCAGGCCAATAAGCATTTACTTTTCTGCCATAAAGTTCTTGAAgcagcagtttttttattttatttctaatgagCACATCAGTGCATGTTTTGCTGCTTATTCACTGCTCAGGATGGAGATGAAGATGGCTGAACAAAGgcttggattttttttctgttcaccGCAGTCATACGGTTATGGATGaccataaaaaaactaaatgaaatttcCCCCTAAACTCATATGAAACGTTGATCTGCATGAGTATAAAGTGTTAATATGAAGCTGTTACATATTTTGGACAGTTTGGTTTGTTTGGTCAGCATGTGATTGTTTGTGTCATTTGAAATCTCTCATGATTTAATGTATCTTTTAGACCTGGTGAATGTAAACAGGAAATGGGCAACAAAAGCCAAACAATCTGTCAGCTGACTTCAGAGTAAAAAAGATTGAGATGTAAATCAAGTCTGAAgattcacatgagagttcacactgggaAGCTTTCACTCTGAAATCACATCTGCCTTATCATTTTGAAGAAAGACCATTTAACTGTGATCAGTGCTGTGAAAGACCTAAAGAATATTCAGAAAAATCCTGGAAACACGATAACATTTTAAGCAATAAAGCCATTTTTTCCATAGAATTATGTCCCAATCGGCTGCTATGAGTGAAATGACAAAGAAACATTATCCAAATTTTTTGTAATTACTCATCCACTTCTGCTCTTCTTTGATGGTCACTTTGTTTCTCTTCCTCCCTCAAGATGCTTTTATTGtcttacaaattataattcagtaaagttcattttcactttcacttttgtatTTGTTTCAAGTAgctaattaagttggcttgagaaagccagcttactgaaatcctatttaaacttcttcttcttctggccGGAACATTTTTGgacactaactcctcctagacagTTTtagctacatactccaaactcaggtcagaccttcatactgttctgactcggtgtgctatatcttttcagactggtttgagttacggttttcttaaaaattaatattaaaaatcacaaaaatgcccATAGtctttcattgacaggatgttcagatgacccaagctcaagctttgatgctaatcaattcaaactcattcaaactcatctaatctatctatctatctatctatctatccatctatctgactatttctatctatctatctatctatctatctatcatagatcataaatcatggtaaactatgataaatcatgctagtatcagtaaatcatacttaaacatggtaaatcgtggtatactatggtaaatcgtggtaaataatggtaaatcgtggtaaactatggtaaatcatgctagaatcatagtaaatcatacttgaacatggtaaatcatggtatactatagtaaataatggtaaactatggtaaatcatggtaaatcatggtaaactatggtaaactaGGGTAAATCATATTAGAATCAGTAaattatacttgaacatggtaaatcgtggtatactgtagtaaatcatggtaaactatggtaaatcgtggtaaatcatggtaaactatgctaaatcaggctagaatcagtaaatcatacttaaacatggtaaattgtggtatactatagtaaatcttagtaaactatggtaaatcatgctagaatcaataaatcatacttgaacatggtaaatcgtggtatactatagtaaatcatggtaaactacggtaaatcgtggtaaatcatggtaaactatgctaaatcaggctagaatcagtaaatcatacttaaacatggtaaattgtggtatactatagtaaatcttAGTAAACTacggtaaatcatgctagaatcaataaatcatacttgaacatggtaaatcatggtatactatagtaaatcatggtaaactatggtatatcgtggtaaactatggtaaattgtggtaaatcatggtaaattgtggtaaatcatggtaaactatggtaaatcatgatagaatcagtaaatcatacttgaacatggtaaatcatggtatactatagtaaatcatggtaaactatggtaaatcgtggtaaatcatggtaaacta harbors:
- the LOC113085769 gene encoding gastrula zinc finger protein XlCGF52.1-like; translated protein: SSHSNKCWNISFSLQVQTSIKSSEELKSVKTEFIKEDREKISDPEPGRIKHTEDTQELTELIEENEENGELSKVEEKHHDKPGEKPVSHSKTKNNFLKTRGVKKSFICTQCGKSFTQKQNLDGHMRVHTGEKLFTCDQCGKSYLRSSNLKRHMSIHTGEKPYSCDQCGKTCVYKENLKSHMRVHTEEKPFTCDQCGKSYPRSSDLKRHMSIHTGEKPYCCDQCGKTFVYKGNLKSHMRVHTEEKPFTCDQCGKSFTQSSQLKRHMSIHTGEKPYSCDQCGNSFSGSGNLKVHMRIHTGEKPFMCDQCDKTFHRASGLKMHILVHTKEKPHSCSECGKRFKHKQMLQVHQKIHTGVRDYMCFECEKMFMSASGLKLHEMIHTGEKPYTCNQCRKSFRQKSSLKSHMRDHIIEELPTCE